A single Opisthocomus hoazin isolate bOpiHoa1 chromosome 1, bOpiHoa1.hap1, whole genome shotgun sequence DNA region contains:
- the AQP11 gene encoding aquaporin-11 — translation MAAAGVWTSLLLMAGITAAVGLCRRWTRRRLRSRQRLGAFLLEMFSTFQVCACTNELCLLGNAEPKPHAALTLTYGFTVLHGLTLTGSMCNPCGTLQAAWGGGMPVKMSGLKIAAQFVAAVLARVFMDFIWSLEMAEPHSGALSQGCSNPMQTTEMQAFCIELLFSVVFQLSVLRVESVNPKYKVHLIALLITMLVYAGGNLTGAIFNPALAFSLHADCFYDKFLSYSLVYWIAPSLGTILVAFIWDEILPRIS, via the exons ATGGCCGCCGCCGGGGTCTGGACCTCGCTCCTGCTGATGGCCGGCATCACGGCAGCGGTGGGGCTGTGCAGGAGATGGACCCGCCGCCGGCTGCGCTCCCGCCAGCGCCTCGGCGCTTTCCTTTTGGAGATGTTTAGCACCTTCCAGGTTTGCGCCTGCACCAACGAGCTCTGCCTGCTGGGCAACGCGGAGCCGAAGCCGCACGCCGCCCTCACGCTCACCTACGGCTTCACCGTCCTGCACGGCTTGACCCTGACCGGCAGCATGTGCAATCCCTGCGGCACCTTGCAGGCAGCCTGGGGCGGTGGGATGCCGGTCAAGATGAGTGGACTGAAGATCGCCGCTCAGTTCGTGGCTGCGGTGCTTGCCAGGGTGTTTATGGACTTTATCTGGAGCCTGGAGATGGCAGAGCCGCATTCTGGAGCGCTCTCTCAGGGCTGCAGCAACCCCATGCAGACTACAGAGATGCAGGCGTTCTGCATAGAGCTGCTCTTTTCTGTCGTTTTCCAGCTGAGCGTCCTGCGAGTGGAAAGTGTTAATCCCAAGTACAAAGTCCATTTGATTGCTCTGCTCATCACCATGCTTGTGTATGCAG GTGGAAATCTCACAGGAGCAATATTTAACCCAGCATTGGCTTTTTCATTACACGCAGATTGTTTCTATGACAAATTTCTGAGTTACTCACTAGTATATTGGATAGCACCATCCTTAG GGACAATACTCGTGGCTTTTATATGGGATGAAATCCTTCCTCGGATATCCTGA